The segment GATCGCTTCGCCGCGCTGTGGCGCACGGGCTCGCGGATCCGCATCACCACGCCCGCCGGAACGGATCTGTCCTCCACCATGGCCGGGGAGGACGTCATCGTCGAATGTGGCTTCGCCACCGAGATGGGGCTCGAGGCCGCGTTCTCGGACGGCGAGGTGTCGCAGATGCCGAACGAAGGCAAGGCGAGCGGGCGCATCGTGGTGGACGGCCCCATCGCGCATCTGGGCGGGGGCGAGCCCGTGGTGCTGCGCGTGGAGGAGGGCCGGGTGGTGGCCGTCGAGAGCGAGGGGACGCGCTCGCGTGCCCTGGCGAAGATCGTGACCGAGGTGCCGCGTGCGGACAACATCGCCGAGATCGGGATCGGCCTGAACGGCGCCTGCCGCCGCAACGGCGATTTCGAGGAGGAGAAGAAGGCCCGGGGCCTGGTCCACGTGGCCATCGGTGACAACGTATTCTACGGCGGCACCGTGCGCTGTCCCGTGCACATGGACATGGTGCTCTACGCGCCCACGGTCACGATCGACGACCGCGTGGTGGTGGAGGCGGGCGAGGTCGTCTTCGCGTAGCCCTCTGCGATGGCCGCGGCGGCCCGGGCCGCGTCCCGGCCCACACCGTGGACCATCGCGGACGACAGGGCGTGCTGGAAGAACAGGCCCACGAACCACAGGTCCGGGACATCGAGCGCCCGTCCGCTGGCGTGGCGCGGCTCCAGGGCCCCGTGCACCGGGAGGTCGATCCAGTCGAACCCGGCCTCGAAGCCCGTGCACCACAGCACATTCGTGGCGGGCAGCACGCGCCCGTCCTCGAGGACGGGTTGCCCCTCCTGCACGCCTGCGGTGCGCGCCACACGTTGGATGCCCACCGCCTGCAGGTCCGACGGTCGGGTGCGGATCAGCGGCCCGCCCCGGTGGAGGATGCGACGCCGCAGCGCCCGGCCGATCGGCGTGCGCACGCTGAGCACGCGGTGGAAGAGGCCGCGCAAGGTCAGACGCACCAGCCCGCGCCGTGCGGCGGCGCCTTCGATGCGGAAGGGGAGCGCGCCCGTGTCGCGGCCGGACAGCCAGACCGGGTGACGGTCGGACAGTTCCAGCGCGATCTCCGCTCCCGAGTTGCCGGCGCCGACGATCAGGACCGGCCCGTCCTGCAACTGCGCGGGGCTGCGATAGTCCGCCGAGTGCAGTTGCCGGATGTCGGCGTGCAGTGCGGCGGCAAAGTCGGGCCGTCGCGGTCGTTGGTAGTCGGACATGGCCACCACCACCGCGCGTGCATCGAAGCGACCGTCGCGGGTCTCGATCCGGAACCGGCCATCCTCCCGCGTCAGGCGCTCCACCCGCACGCCGGTGCGGACCGGCAGCGCGAAGCGGGCCGCGTAG is part of the Gemmatimonadota bacterium genome and harbors:
- a CDS encoding leucyl aminopeptidase, with the protein product MNATHAAPEDRARLIVRRLLAIQPGEQVALVCDPSSERVMVDALCAQILDAGAEFTVLTQPDRGTDRKNELTPVIQKALESADVLIGLTRSGGAPTYHHAVKKLYKAKTLRGMSMVMRTLENFTSGGALADYDALKEEGDRFAALWRTGSRIRITTPAGTDLSSTMAGEDVIVECGFATEMGLEAAFSDGEVSQMPNEGKASGRIVVDGPIAHLGGGEPVVLRVEEGRVVAVESEGTRSRALAKIVTEVPRADNIAEIGIGLNGACRRNGDFEEEKKARGLVHVAIGDNVFYGGTVRCPVHMDMVLYAPTVTIDDRVVVEAGEVVFA
- a CDS encoding NAD(P)-binding domain-containing protein — its product is MDHPARTHSVDTLVIGGGQAGLSVGHHLARRGVPFLILEARARIGDAWRERWDSLRLFSPARYNGLDGMPFPAPAWTFPTKDEMADYLERYAARFALPVRTGVRVERLTREDGRFRIETRDGRFDARAVVVAMSDYQRPRRPDFAAALHADIRQLHSADYRSPAQLQDGPVLIVGAGNSGAEIALELSDRHPVWLSGRDTGALPFRIEGAAARRGLVRLTLRGLFHRVLSVRTPIGRALRRRILHRGGPLIRTRPSDLQAVGIQRVARTAGVQEGQPVLEDGRVLPATNVLWCTGFEAGFDWIDLPVHGALEPRHASGRALDVPDLWFVGLFFQHALSSAMVHGVGRDAARAAAAIAEGYAKTTSPASTTTRSSIVTVGA